From the genome of Anaplasma ovis str. Haibei, one region includes:
- the nuoK gene encoding NADH-quinone oxidoreductase subunit NuoK gives MEFLVNAGLSLNCFLVLAAALFVVGACGIVIGRKSAINALLSLELMLLAVNMNFVAFSAYKGDIQGQIFAVFILTVAAAESAVGLAVMLAHFRNVGDIDLSEASSLKM, from the coding sequence ATGGAGTTTCTAGTAAATGCCGGCTTGTCTCTGAATTGCTTTTTAGTGCTCGCGGCTGCTTTGTTTGTTGTTGGTGCCTGTGGCATAGTGATAGGGCGAAAGAGTGCGATCAATGCCTTGCTTTCCCTGGAGCTTATGTTGCTGGCTGTAAACATGAATTTTGTGGCCTTTTCTGCCTATAAGGGGGACATTCAAGGGCAGATCTTTGCGGTGTTCATACTTACCGTTGCGGCTGCGGAATCTGCTGTGGGCCTGGCGGTGATGCTGGCGCATTTCAGAAATGTTGGGGATATTGACCTCAGTGAGGCGAGTTCGTTGAAGATGTAG
- a CDS encoding NADH-quinone oxidoreductase subunit J, whose product MLSFLFFCFAGVVVLSAVGVVLLPNPVYSVLSLILTFFVSSAVFIMLGAELVAMLLVIVYVGAVAVLFLFVVMMLDINRVRSKHGLVRHYPLGVACMLLFFGCMVYSIFHVKSAAIGDSEGFGGADNVFLIGSQLYTEYAYAFQLSGVLLLIAGVGSLILVVGGSSGRSLKQDVGRQLRRSSKIKLLSPGVGVGVSDVD is encoded by the coding sequence GTGCTCAGCTTTTTGTTCTTCTGCTTTGCGGGAGTGGTGGTACTATCTGCTGTGGGTGTTGTCCTGTTGCCAAACCCGGTGTACTCAGTTTTGAGCCTGATTTTGACTTTTTTTGTCTCCAGCGCCGTATTTATCATGTTGGGGGCAGAGCTAGTGGCTATGCTTCTCGTCATAGTATATGTAGGGGCTGTTGCCGTGCTTTTCCTGTTTGTTGTAATGATGCTAGATATCAATCGGGTGAGGTCTAAACACGGCTTAGTCAGGCACTATCCACTGGGGGTTGCATGCATGCTCCTGTTTTTTGGTTGCATGGTATACTCAATTTTTCACGTCAAATCCGCTGCAATTGGCGATTCAGAGGGGTTTGGTGGCGCAGATAACGTGTTCCTCATAGGTTCGCAGCTTTACACCGAATATGCTTATGCGTTCCAGCTGTCTGGAGTTCTACTGCTCATTGCTGGGGTTGGGAGCCTGATTTTGGTGGTTGGTGGCAGCAGTGGCCGGTCCTTGAAGCAAGATGTTGGCCGGCAACTTAGGAGGTCGTCTAAGATTAAGTTACTTTCACCTGGAGTTGGTGTGGGCGTCTCTGATGTGGACTGA
- the nuoF gene encoding NADH-quinone oxidoreductase subunit NuoF, with protein MKSEDVAFTNLAGRESPYLGAAKKRGAWDGTKRILALGPDKIIQEVKDSGLRGRGGAGFPTGMKWSFMPKTRPEGRPAYLVINADESEPGTCKDRDIIRYEPHKIIEGILIAGFSMGVTAAYIYIRGEFYQEYLVLSQALDEAYKHGLVGKNACSSGYDLDIFIHRGAGAYICGEESAQLESLEGRKGMPRLKPPFPAAVGLYGCPTTINNVETIAVVADIMRRGSKWFSSLGRPNNTGTKIFCISGHVNKPCNVEEELGIPMRELIEKYAGGVVGGWDNLLAVIPGGSSVPMLPKSICDDVMMDFDSLKAVQSGLGTAGLIVMDKSTDLVEAIERIARFYMHESCGQCTPCREGTGWMWRMMKKMVDGTAKDGEIDKLLDVASQIEGHTICALADAAVWPIQGLFRHFRHVVEDRIGGKGKEKRRVAAS; from the coding sequence GTGAAAAGCGAGGATGTGGCGTTTACCAACCTTGCTGGCCGAGAGTCTCCGTATCTTGGGGCGGCTAAGAAGCGTGGAGCGTGGGATGGTACCAAGCGGATACTGGCGCTGGGCCCCGACAAAATAATCCAGGAGGTCAAAGATTCTGGGTTGAGAGGGAGAGGTGGTGCTGGGTTCCCCACGGGGATGAAGTGGAGCTTTATGCCTAAAACGCGCCCAGAAGGCCGTCCAGCGTACTTGGTAATTAATGCTGATGAATCAGAGCCAGGGACCTGCAAGGATAGAGACATAATCAGATATGAGCCGCACAAGATCATAGAGGGCATTCTAATAGCCGGGTTTTCTATGGGCGTCACCGCCGCGTATATCTATATAAGGGGTGAGTTCTATCAAGAATACTTAGTGTTGTCTCAAGCTTTGGATGAGGCATACAAACACGGGTTGGTTGGGAAGAATGCATGCTCTTCCGGCTACGATTTGGATATTTTTATCCATAGGGGCGCTGGTGCATATATCTGTGGGGAGGAAAGCGCACAGCTAGAATCCCTGGAAGGGAGAAAGGGAATGCCCAGGTTGAAACCCCCATTTCCTGCGGCTGTGGGTCTGTACGGCTGCCCCACAACCATAAACAATGTTGAGACCATCGCTGTGGTTGCGGACATCATGCGTAGGGGGTCAAAATGGTTTTCCTCCTTGGGTAGGCCGAATAATACTGGGACAAAGATTTTCTGTATTTCTGGGCATGTGAATAAGCCGTGTAACGTGGAAGAAGAGCTCGGAATCCCGATGCGGGAACTTATAGAAAAATACGCCGGTGGCGTTGTTGGTGGCTGGGATAACCTTTTGGCTGTAATACCCGGTGGCTCTTCCGTTCCTATGTTGCCTAAGTCTATTTGTGACGATGTGATGATGGATTTTGACTCCCTAAAGGCAGTGCAATCCGGTCTCGGCACGGCTGGGTTGATAGTTATGGATAAGTCTACAGATCTGGTAGAGGCAATCGAGAGAATTGCTCGCTTTTACATGCATGAATCGTGTGGTCAATGTACTCCATGCCGAGAGGGTACTGGATGGATGTGGAGAATGATGAAAAAAATGGTCGATGGGACCGCAAAAGACGGTGAGATAGACAAACTGCTCGATGTTGCATCCCAAATTGAAGGCCACACGATCTGTGCCCTTGCAGATGCTGCGGTATGGCCTATACAAGGCCTGTTTCGCCACTTCAGGCATGTAGTTGAAGACCGCATTGGTGGTAAGGGAAAGGAAAAGCGCAGAGTTGCGGCTTCGTGA